A stretch of Podospora bellae-mahoneyi strain CBS 112042 chromosome 5, whole genome shotgun sequence DNA encodes these proteins:
- the THR1_2 gene encoding Trihydroxynaphthalene reductase (EggNog:ENOG503NWBV; COG:Q): MPGLTSNTSSKYNAIPGPLGLASASLEGKVALVTGAGRGIGKEMALELGRRGAKVIVNYANSDSAANEVVQQIKKNGTDAFAVKANVGEVDEIVRLFKEAKEKWGKLDIVCSNSGVVSFGHVKDVTPEEFDRVFNINTRGQFFVAREAYKNLEVGGRVILMGSITGQAKAVPRHAVYSGSKGTIETFVRCMAIDFGDKKITVNAVAPGGIKTDMYHQVCREYIPNGDKLDDEGVDEYAAGWSPLHRVGLPIDIARVVCFLASQDGEWVNGKVIGIDGAACM, encoded by the exons ATGCCTGGCCTCACttccaacacctccagcaAGTACAATGCCATCCCCGGTCCTCTGGGTTTGGCGTCGGCTTCGCTCGAGGGCAAGGTCGCCTTGGTAACCGGTGCTG GCCGTGGTATCGGCAAGGAGATGGCTCTCGAGCTCGGACGTCGTGGCGCCAAGGTCATTGTCAACTATGCCAACAGCGACTCGGCCGCCAACGAGGTCGTCCAAcagatcaagaagaacggCACCGATGCCTTCGCCGTCAAGGCCAACGTTGGTGAGGTCGACGAGATCGTCCGTCTCttcaaggaggccaaggagaagtgGGGCAAGCTCGATATCGTCTGCTCCAACAGCGGTGTCGTCTCCTTTGGTCATGTCAAGGATGTCACCCCTGAAGAGTTCGATCGTgtcttcaacatcaacacccgTGGCCAGTTCTTCGTCGCTCGCGAGGCCTACAAGAACCTCGAGGTAGGCGGCCGTGTCATCCTGATGGGCTCCATCACCGGTCAGGCCAAGGCTGTCCCCAGACACGCTGTTTACTCCGGCAGCAAGGGCACCATTGAGACCTTTGTCCGCTGCATGGCTATTGATTTCGGTGACAAGAAGATCACCGTCAACGCCGTCGCCCCCGGCGGTATCAAGACCGACATGTACCACCAGGTCTGCAGAGAGTACATCCCCAACGGCGACAAGCTCGACgatgagggtgttgacgAG TACGCTGCCGGCTGGTCCCCTCTCCACCGTGTCGGTCTCCCGATCGATATCGCCCGCGTcgtctgcttcttggcgtcGCAGGACGGCGAGTGGGTTAATGGCAAGGTCATCGGCATCGATGGCGCCGCTTGCATGTAA
- a CDS encoding hypothetical protein (EggNog:ENOG503NX1Q; COG:Q), producing MITNGSSHAKKPEAMHAAGVLSEWQRLQKQLTGNGVVSVDGESLTVADVAAVALHGAKARLTDDEDIIRQVNESVAYLAHELEAGHTIYGVNTGFGGSADTRTQDFERLQSAAIQHLNVGILLQSDKGNDNGRNELLRSHALPSPVVKAAMLIRCNSLMRGHSGVRPSVIESIMRLLANDMTPVVPLRGSISASGDLSTLSYIAGAIEGNPDIFVKLGSGKIIPASDALQIAGITPVRLQAKEGLGITNGTAPSCAMASLVIAQANQLALLIQVLTAMGTEALNGTSHNYHPFISSTRPHPGQAEAASNILSFLSNSNISPPFTTESSPKTRLGLAQDRYSLRTAPQWIGPQLEDLLLATKQITTELNSTTDNPLIDPSSRSIHHGGNFQAMVLTSAMEKTSLALQNLGRLIFAQCSEVINNMTSKGLPPNLSADDPSQSFTAKGFDVTMAGYMAELSYLTRPVSASVQVAEMGNQSVNSMALVAGRYAMEGVEILGLMCATYMWVLSQAVDLRVVQMRFREEVRLWLPGLVRDHVFGGSGAGRVEVIERVAGRLGDIILQRWDELAHLDLRERCDKVAKESMGWLLDDEQPFSKGEMVDRFFLSEYRTAVREFLEQHYREQHDMFSDQGQAGEFVGEGGKLVYEFVRKELGIPLNRGVEDHPPLLLRTRAEGENDHGHGNGTQADPRTKILGTQASNIYEALRKGALHDRIMKYAEEARLWA from the exons ATGATAACCAACGGATCCTCACACGCCAAGAAACCAGAGGCTATGCATGCCGCTGGTGTTCTTTCCGAATGGCAGAGACTGCAGAAGCAGTTGACTGGGAACGGGGTCGTCTCTGTTGATGGTGAAAGCCTGactgttgctgatgttgcgGCGGTTGCACT ACACGGCGCAAAAGCACGTCTcaccgatgacgaggatatAATTCGACAAGTCAATGAAAGTGTTGCCTACCTTGCACACGAGCTCGAAGCAGGGCACACCATCTACGGTGTCAATACCGGCTTCGGAGGCAGTGCAGATACCAGGACTCAAGATTTTGAACGACTTCAGAGTGCCGCCATCCAGCATCTCAATGTCGGTATCCTTCTTCAAAGTGACAAGGGCAACGACAACGGCAGAAACGAGCTTCTCCGAAGTCATGCTCTCCCCAGCCCGGTGGTCAAGGCCGCCATGCTGATCCGCTGCAACTCCCTCATGCGCGGCCACTCTGGCGTTCGCCCCAGCGTCATCGAGTCAATCATGAGGCTTCTCGCCAACGACATGACCCCGGTCGTTCCCCTCAGAGGCAGCATCTCCGCCTCGGGAGATCTCTCGACTCTATCTTACATCGCCGGTGCCATAGAAGGAAACCCCGACATCTTTGTCAAGctcggcagcggcaagaTCATCCCCGCTAGCGACGCCCTCCAAATCGCCGGAATCACCCCCGTCCGCCTACAAGCCAAAGAAGGCCTCGGAATCACAAACGGCACCGCCCCCAGTTGCGCCATGGCCTCCCTGGTCATCGCCCAAGCCAACCAGCTCGCCTTGTTGATTCAAGTCCTGACAGCAATGGGCACCGAAGCCCTGAACGGCACTTCCCACAACTACcaccccttcatctccaGCACCCGCCCTCACCCCGGCCAAGCCGAAGCCGCTTCGAACATCCTGTCTTTtctctccaactccaacatctcccctCCTTTTACCACCGaatcctcccccaaaacccgcctcggcctcgctCAAGACCGATATTCCCTCCGCACAGCCCCACAATGGATTGGTCCCCAGCTGGAAGACCTTCTCCTggcaacaaaacaaatcaCAACAGAACTCAACTCAACAACcgacaaccccctcatcgaCCCCTCCTCACGCTCGATCCACCACGGCGGCAACTTTCAAGCCATGGTCCTGACCTCGGCCATGGAAAAGACCTCGCTTGCACTGCAAAATCTCGGCCGGTTGATATTCGCGCAGTGCTCGGAGGTGATCAATAACATGACCAGCAAGGGCTTGCCGCCGAACTTGTCGGCTGACGACCCCAGTCAGAGCTTTACGGCCAAGGGGTTTGATGTCACGATGGCGGGGTACATGGCTGAGCTGTCGTATTTGACGAGACCGGTGAGCGCGAGTGTGCAGGTCGCCGAGATGGGGAATCAGAGCGTGAATTCTATGGCGTTGGTGGCGGGACGGTACgcgatggagggggtggagattTTGGGGCTGATGTGTGCTACTTATATGTGGGTCTTGTCCCAGGCTGTTGATTTGAGGGTGGTTCAGATGAGGttcagggaggaggtgaggctTTGGTTGCCGGGTTTGGTGAGGGATCATGTCTTTGGGGGGAGCGGTGCcgggagggtggaggtgattGAAAGGGTCGCGGGACGGTTGGGAGACATTATACTACAGAGGTGGGATGAACTCGCGCATCTGGacttgagggagaggtgtgACAAGGTTGCGAAGGAGTCGATGGGGTGGTTGCTGGATGATGAGCAACCCTTTTcgaagggggagatggtggatcGTTTCTTCTTGTCGGAGTACAGGACTGCCGTGAGAGAGTTTTTGGAGCAGCATTACAGGGAACAGCATGACATGTTTAGTGATCAGGGACAGGCGGGAGAatttgttggtgagggcgggAAGCTGGTGTATGAGTTTGTGAGGAAGGAGCTGGGAATCCCGCTGAACAGAGGGGTAGAAGATCATCCGCCATTGCTGTTGAGGACCAGGGCAGAAGGAGAGAACGATCATGGTCACGGTAATGGCACTCAGGCGGATCCGAGAACCAAAATTTTGGGAACACAGGCCTCTAACATTTACGAGGCGTTGCGGAAGGGGGCGCTGCATGACCGTATCATGAAGTACGCAGAGGAGGCTCGTCTGTGGGCATAA
- a CDS encoding hypothetical protein (COG:P; EggNog:ENOG503NYZR), which yields MPTSVQDYQPAMTSGTTAVANLGLITSRPTGRQGSISDPESAMSTITDQCAPPTPPSPRSRTPPPPPPPCRRPSVTVSMVHGDSVDELGAEPRLAVLHRIPTYLQPPLPWRERLLHFTFAWYTVTMSTSGIAMVIALTPHRFTGLGTIGLVIFLLDLLAFLFITVMIILRLVMYQRTFRRAFTRPHEALFISTLWLSICAMLLNIDEYGRIFLNPAAYLRLAPFMRVAFWIYLAVTFLFSVLQYHLLFTVKEERRLSIDAMTPAWILPIFPVMLAGSLAGSLAKSQPAIQALEMISAGLAAQGLGILVSMFYYSTYLSRLMAFGLPVQRPGMFIAVGPPSFTCSALVAMAGEVPRILVGLPAMEVITFSGGNPGVNIQTLGAGIRLLAMTTAVFLWGLSFWFFASATTAVVAGMPDRKFHLSWWSFVFPNVGFTLACIRMGRVLESAGMLWFSTVMTVLLVVAWGFIGFRCAVAVHKREIPGSRRAFVLTPVIHGQPSMSLHVLFEELSGGDLRGMGIYLQGQVANPASNVNAEAPRLGKLPRSLSQSRGLQSSKHSAPQQVEKRPTNSSSSHTQQGNPDESIISMASISLGAFQLYWASIVRTYSPGQIEFFGSLAVQLLFFWVPAIAYTALDYILPSFSARHKLQPAPKQPTWKEIKHCAYIVGRNQLMNTVFALLMLARSHYTGNPSSFQITETPPTLNIFLRDFLISWIVREISFYYVHRLFHTPRFYKMIHKVHHEFIAPVALAAQYAHPIEQVVANTLPVVMAPILLRTHILTFWAFLSWQLIETSTVHSGYDFFGAIAKGHDVHHEKFVVNYGAYGWMDWLHGTGPKQRPMSKNKRN from the exons ATGCCGACCTCAGTCCAAGATTACCAGCCCGCCATGACATCTGGCACCACAGCCGTCGCCAATTTGGGCCTGATCACCTCCCGCCCAACGGGCCGGCAGGGCTCCATCAGCGACCCGGAGTCGGCCatgtccaccatcaccgaccagtgcgcccccccaaccccaccttcTCCGCGAAGCCgcaccccaccaccgccgcccccacCCTGTCGCCGGCCCTCTGTCACCGTGTCCATGGTTCACGGCGACAGCGTCGATGAGCTAGGCGCGGAACCCCGTCTTGCTGTTCTCCATCGCATCCCGACTTACCTCCAACCTCCATTGCCATGGCGCGAACGATTGCTGCACTTCACCTTTGCCTGGTACACCGTCACCATGTCTACTTCTGGCATCGCCATGGTCATCGCCCTCACGCCCCATCGCTTCACTGGTCTCGGCACCATAGGGCTggtcatcttcctccttgacctcctggCGTTTTTGTTCATCACGGTGATGATCATCCTCCGGCTCGTCATGTACCAGCGCACCTTTCGGCGGGCGTTTACTCGACCCCACGAAGCGCTGTTTATATCCACCCTCTGGCTTTCCATCTGCGCCATGCTGCTCAACATTGACGAATACGGACGGATATTTTTGAATCCGGCGGCATATTTACGACTTGCCCCGTTCATGAGAGTCGCTTTTTGGATCTACCTCGCTGTTACCTTTCTGTTTTCGGTCTTGCAGTATCACCTGCTGTTTACGGTCAAGGAAGAGAGACGGCTGTCGATTGATGCCATGACGCCGGCTTGGATCCTACCGATATTTCCGGTCATGTTGGCGGGCTCGTTGGCGGGTTCGTTGGCCAAGTCACAACCTGCTATTCAGGCTCTTGAGATGATATCTGCTGGGTTGGCGGCGCAGGGACTGGGAATATTGGTGTCGATGTTTTACTATTCGACCTATTTGTCAAGGCTGATGGCGTTTGGACTGCCGGTGCAGAGGCCGGGTATGTTTATTGCTGTTGGGCCACCGAGTTTTACTTGCTCTGCGCTGGTGGCCATGGCGGGTGAGGTACCGAGGATATTGGTGGGCTTGCCGGCGATGGAGGTGATTACATTCAGTGGTGGAAATCCAGGGGTCAATATCCAGACTCTCGGGGCTGGAATACGGCTGTTGGCTATGACGACTGCGGTGTTCTTATGGGGGTTGAGCTTCTGGTTCTTTGCGAGCGCGAccacggcggtggtggctgggATGCCGGATAGGAAGTTTCATCTCAGTTGGTGGAGCTTTGTGTTTCCCAATGTTGGCTTCACGTTGGCGTGTATACGcatggggagggtgttggaaaGCGCGGGGATGCTGTGGTTCAGTACGGTCATGAcggttttgttggtggtggcttgggGGTTTATTGGGTTTCGGTGTGCGGTGGCCGTGCACAAGAGGGAGATT CCGGGCAGTCGGAGAGCGTTTGTCTTGACACCGGTTATCCACGGTCAGCCATCTATGTCGCTTCACGTGCTCTTTGAAGAGCTGTCAGGAGGGGATCTGCGGGGGATGGGAATTTATTTGCAAGGGCAAGTGGCAAACCCCGCTTCGAATGTGAACGCGGAGGCGCCAAGACTGGGGAAGTTGCCGAGGTCTTTGTCCCAATCGAGAGGTCTTCAATCCTCAAAACACTCGGCGCCTCAACAGGTTGAGAAGAGACCTACGAACTCGAGCTCTTCCCACACACAGCAGGGCAATCCGGACGagagcatcatcagcatggcGTCTATTTCTCTCGGTGCGTTCCAGCTCTATTGGGCTTCCATTGTCCGAACATACAGCCCTGGTCAGATCGAGTTCTTTGGCAGTCTTGCTGTTCAgctgctcttcttctgggtCCCTGCCATCGCCTATACCGCTCTCGACTACATCCTGCCCAGTTTCTCAGCTAGGCACAAACTGCAACCGGCACCAAAACAACCGACATGGAAAGAAATAAAACATTGCGCCTATATCGTCGGCCGGAACCAACTCATGAACACAGTATTTGCTCTCTTGATGCTGGCTAGATCCCACTACACCGGGAATCCCTCGAGCTTCCAAATCACAGAGACTCCTCCAACTCTCAATATCTTCCTCCGGGACTTTCTCATCAGTTGGATCGTGAGGGAGATCTCCTTCTATTACGTCCATCGACTGTTCCACACACCCCGATTCTACAAGATGATTCACAAGGTCCACCACGAATTCATCGCACCTGTTGCTCTGGCAGCGCAGTATGCCCATCCGATCGAGCAAGTGGTGGCAAACACGCTGCCCGTCGTCATGGCCCCTATCTTGTTGAGGACTCACATCTTGACATTCTGGGCATTTTTGAGCTGGCAGCTCATCGAGACGAGCACTGTGCACAGTGGCTACGACTTCTTTGGTGCCATTGCCAAGGGTCATGATGTCCACCACGAGAAGTTTGTTGTCAACTATGGAGCGTACGGGTGGATGGACTGGCTGCATGGGACGGGCCCGAAGCAGAGGCCCATGTCGAAGAACAAGAGGAATTGA